A window of Oncorhynchus kisutch isolate 150728-3 linkage group LG10, Okis_V2, whole genome shotgun sequence contains these coding sequences:
- the LOC109898444 gene encoding homologous-pairing protein 2 homolog — protein sequence MSKKDNGGLTVIFAYLNEKNRPYSAQDVFNNLQKQHGLGKTAVVKAMEQLALEGKIKEKTYGKQKIYFADQAQFAEVSEADLKAIDSRSLHLCAEVRDISQGCRQLDTELKELNSSLTTEEIISEIQELKEVCSGYSEHLEKIKSATNHVTPEQKEMVYKERHLYVKEWKKRKRLAADMMSSILEGYPKTKKQFLEEVGVETDEDCKVTMPST from the exons ATGAGCAAAAAAGACAACGGAG GTTTAACAGTCATATTTGCTTACCTAAACGAGAAGAACCGTCCTTACAGTGCCCAAGATGTCTTTAACAATTTACAGAAGCAGCACGGCCTGGGAAAGACG GCTGTGGTTAAAGCCATGGAACAGTTGGCACTGGAAGGGAAGATCAAAGAGAAAACCTATGGGAAGCAAAAGATCTACTTTGCTGATCAG GCCCAGTTTGCAGAGGTGAGTGAGGCAGATCTGAAGGCCATCGACAGTCGCAGCCTGCACCTGTGTGCTGAGGTCAGAGATATCTCTCAGGGCTGCAGACAGCTGGACACAG AGCTGAAGGAGCTCAACAGCTCCCTGACCACAGAGGAAATTATATCAGAGATCCAGGAGCTGAAAGAAGTGTGTTCTGGTTACAGTGAGCATCTGGAGAAGATCAAGTCAGCGACCAATCATGTCACACCAGAGCAGAAGGAGATG GTTTACAAGGAGAGACATCTCTACGTGAAAGagtggaagaagaggaagagactg GCAGCTGATATGATGAGTTCCATTTTGGAGGGATACCCAAAGACCAAGAAGCAATTTCTG gaAGAAGTTGGTGTGGAGACTGATGAGGactgtaaagtgactatgccaAGTACCTGA